One genomic region from Salinicola endophyticus encodes:
- a CDS encoding DEAD/DEAH box helicase: MSANAPQLRPYQTQAVDNVIAHFRGSDDPAVVVLPTGSGKSLVIAELARRARGRVLVLAHVRELVEQNHAKYLAYGLEADIFSAGLKRKESARQVVFGSVQSVVNGLEAFAAGDFTLLVIDECHRVALRHGGAESETQTSAAERARASSSYAQVIARLRQARPNLKILGLTATPYRLGEGFLYHRHYHGMVKGPEDAFFRDCVFEQPLRVMVRQGYLAEPRRLDAALAFYDFSQLTAQRNGQFAERDLNGVVQGNRATPQIVADVIERARDREGVMIFAATVAHAEEVLGLLPAEASALVTGATPGPERERLIAAFKARELKYLVNVAVLTTGFDAPHVDVIAILRPTESVGLYQQIVGRGLRLSPGKRDCLVLDYAGNPWDLYAPEIDQVRPDSESEPVQVECPECGFANTFWGKRDGELVIEHHGRRCQGLLSTRDAVDRAQPGAQDDRSNPEASAGVGVGVGVGANESRGAASGANKGEGAASGASNKVQCTFRFRFKVCEQCGGENDIAARACGHCGERLVDPDDKLRDALKLKHAKVLRVSGMQLQATTNGRGVPRLKVTYHDEDGDTLDEWFGLETRAQRHVFARVFLRQHLRAPGSDWQPASAEEAAAEAHRLRAPDFVIARKSGRYWRLGEKLFDYAGRYRTAEAAGG, encoded by the coding sequence ATGTCTGCCAACGCCCCCCAACTCCGCCCCTATCAGACCCAGGCCGTCGACAACGTCATCGCCCACTTTCGCGGCAGTGACGACCCGGCGGTGGTGGTGCTGCCCACGGGCAGCGGCAAGTCGCTGGTGATCGCCGAGTTGGCCAGGCGTGCGCGGGGGCGCGTACTGGTGCTGGCGCACGTGCGTGAGCTGGTCGAGCAGAATCACGCCAAGTACCTCGCCTACGGGCTAGAGGCGGATATCTTCAGTGCCGGCCTCAAGCGCAAGGAGAGCGCGCGCCAGGTGGTGTTCGGCTCGGTACAGTCGGTGGTCAACGGCCTCGAGGCGTTCGCCGCCGGTGACTTCACCCTGCTGGTGATCGACGAGTGCCACCGGGTCGCGCTGCGCCACGGCGGGGCGGAGTCCGAGACACAGACGAGTGCTGCGGAGCGGGCGCGGGCATCCTCGAGCTATGCCCAGGTGATCGCCCGGCTGCGCCAGGCGCGGCCCAATCTCAAGATTCTGGGGCTGACCGCCACCCCCTACCGGCTGGGCGAGGGCTTTCTCTACCACCGCCACTACCACGGCATGGTCAAGGGGCCGGAGGACGCCTTCTTCCGCGACTGTGTGTTCGAGCAGCCGCTGCGGGTGATGGTGCGCCAGGGCTATCTGGCCGAGCCGCGGCGCCTCGACGCCGCCTTGGCGTTCTACGATTTCTCGCAGCTCACGGCGCAGCGCAATGGCCAGTTCGCCGAGCGCGACCTGAACGGGGTGGTCCAAGGCAACCGCGCCACGCCACAGATCGTGGCCGACGTGATCGAGCGCGCCCGCGACCGCGAGGGCGTGATGATCTTCGCCGCCACTGTGGCGCATGCCGAGGAGGTGCTGGGCCTGCTGCCGGCGGAGGCCAGCGCCCTGGTCACCGGAGCGACGCCGGGGCCGGAGCGCGAGCGACTGATCGCCGCCTTCAAGGCACGCGAACTCAAGTACCTGGTCAACGTGGCGGTGCTCACCACCGGCTTCGACGCACCTCACGTCGATGTGATCGCGATCCTGCGGCCGACCGAGTCGGTGGGGCTCTATCAGCAGATCGTCGGCCGCGGCTTACGGCTCTCGCCCGGTAAGCGCGACTGCCTGGTGCTCGATTACGCCGGCAACCCGTGGGATCTCTACGCCCCCGAGATCGATCAGGTGCGCCCGGACAGCGAGAGCGAGCCGGTCCAGGTCGAGTGCCCCGAGTGCGGCTTCGCCAACACCTTCTGGGGCAAGCGTGATGGCGAGCTGGTGATCGAGCATCACGGCCGCCGCTGCCAGGGGCTGCTATCCACACGCGACGCTGTCGATCGCGCCCAACCCGGCGCGCAAGACGACAGGTCGAACCCGGAAGCGTCAGCCGGTGTCGGCGTGGGTGTGGGTGTGGGTGCGAATGAAAGCCGGGGCGCGGCTTCGGGTGCCAATAAAGGCGAGGGCGCGGCTTCGGGCGCCAGTAATAAAGTGCAGTGCACCTTTCGCTTCCGCTTCAAGGTGTGCGAGCAGTGCGGCGGCGAGAACGACATCGCTGCACGCGCCTGCGGCCACTGCGGTGAGCGTCTGGTCGACCCCGACGACAAGCTGCGCGATGCGCTCAAGCTCAAGCACGCCAAGGTGCTGCGGGTCAGCGGCATGCAGCTGCAGGCGACCACCAACGGCCGCGGCGTGCCGCGTCTCAAGGTCACCTACCACGACGAGGATGGTGACACCCTGGACGAGTGGTTCGGCCTCGAGACCCGGGCCCAGCGCCACGTCTTCGCGCGGGTCTTTCTGCGCCAGCATCTGCGTGCTCCGGGCAGCGACTGGCAGCCCGCCTCGGCCGAGGAGGCTGCTGCCGAAGCGCATCGCCTGCGGGCGCCCGACTTCGTCATCGCGCGCAAGAGCGGCCGCTACTGGCGCCTGGGCGAGAAGCTGTTCGACTATGCCGGGCGCTATCGCACCGCCGAAGCGGCGGGTGGCTGA
- a CDS encoding Nramp family divalent metal transporter, protein MSRTSMREPASASDVGPQSAPLLPRTAGEYIRCIGPGLVLAMAFLGTGDLVSSTVSGANYGYALMWTLVVALFARYCMISAIAKYKLENRFGDTSVLQGFQRVWRGFPMFFGVAIFFYGIIIQMSFLRACAVALYQLSGELGGATWGYFVGGTVVVVATIVMLARRNAYQWLEWTARIASVVIIATFVGAIVATGHIDLVEMAKGLTFSIPADNGPFDAIFIAIATIGTIGGSALNLLYPYFMDERGWNGPRYRRLQQFDLMAGMLPLLIINVLFWVVAAETIRGTGMTVSNENDLATMMQMAVGPMGPALLWISLFLAAFSSFPANARGFANLMFNGLHLATRRGKAFAKPAEDPWYNRVLIAAFIVVPLFICMPQAPNLVYLSVFGTSVITAILLPPILFGVLRMTSSRQFMLDEHVNRWWQTLILVVLSLIGLWSLYAIVDNLIQALGQLG, encoded by the coding sequence ATGTCACGGACTTCGATGCGCGAGCCGGCCAGCGCGAGCGATGTCGGCCCGCAGTCGGCGCCGCTGCTGCCGCGCACCGCGGGCGAATACATCCGCTGTATCGGCCCGGGCCTGGTCCTGGCGATGGCATTTCTGGGCACCGGGGACCTAGTCAGCTCGACGGTGTCCGGCGCCAACTACGGCTACGCCCTGATGTGGACCCTGGTGGTGGCGCTGTTCGCGCGCTACTGCATGATCTCCGCCATCGCCAAGTACAAGCTGGAGAATCGCTTCGGCGATACCTCGGTGCTACAGGGCTTCCAGCGCGTATGGCGCGGTTTTCCGATGTTCTTCGGCGTGGCGATCTTCTTCTACGGGATCATCATCCAGATGAGCTTTCTGCGCGCCTGTGCAGTGGCGCTCTATCAGCTCTCCGGCGAGCTCGGCGGCGCCACCTGGGGCTACTTCGTCGGCGGCACCGTGGTGGTGGTGGCGACCATCGTCATGCTCGCGCGGCGCAACGCCTATCAGTGGCTGGAGTGGACCGCGCGCATCGCCTCGGTGGTGATCATCGCCACCTTCGTCGGCGCCATCGTCGCCACCGGGCATATCGATCTGGTCGAAATGGCCAAGGGGCTGACCTTCTCGATCCCGGCCGACAATGGCCCGTTCGATGCCATTTTCATCGCCATCGCTACCATCGGCACCATCGGCGGCTCGGCGCTCAACCTGCTCTACCCCTATTTCATGGACGAGCGCGGCTGGAACGGCCCGCGCTATCGCCGCCTTCAGCAGTTCGATCTGATGGCCGGCATGCTGCCGCTGTTGATCATCAACGTGCTCTTCTGGGTGGTCGCGGCGGAGACCATTCGCGGCACCGGGATGACCGTCTCCAACGAGAACGATCTCGCCACCATGATGCAGATGGCAGTCGGTCCCATGGGGCCGGCGCTATTGTGGATCAGCCTGTTCCTGGCCGCCTTCTCCAGCTTTCCAGCCAACGCCCGCGGCTTCGCCAATCTGATGTTCAACGGCCTGCACCTGGCCACCCGCCGGGGCAAGGCGTTCGCCAAGCCGGCCGAGGACCCCTGGTACAACCGCGTGCTGATCGCCGCGTTCATCGTGGTGCCGCTGTTCATCTGCATGCCGCAGGCGCCCAATCTGGTCTATCTCAGCGTATTCGGTACCAGCGTGATCACCGCGATCCTGCTGCCGCCGATCCTCTTCGGGGTGCTACGCATGACCAGCTCGCGTCAGTTCATGCTCGATGAGCACGTCAACCGCTGGTGGCAGACCCTGATCCTGGTGGTGCTGTCGCTGATCGGACTGTGGTCGCTCTACGCCATCGTCGACAACCTGATCCAGGCGCTCGGCCAGCTCGGCTGA
- a CDS encoding SDR family oxidoreductase encodes MRILITGCSSGIGEATARRLLTAGHELIGVSRHRPALAASGIDWIEADLSDPDLDPAEWLRPELAVAGVVHAAGIMHTGVLGRRDAQGAAAMWRLHVEAPARLLDALTRQAHPLRRVVLIGSRTQQGAAGKSDYAASKAAQQGLVRSWARELLSAPATVNLVAPGATDTPMLRDPARADVAPALPPMGRFVTPEEVAACVAFLFDDEARSITGQTLTVCAGASL; translated from the coding sequence ATGCGCATTCTGATCACGGGGTGCAGTTCCGGCATCGGCGAGGCCACCGCCCGACGGCTGCTGACGGCGGGGCATGAGCTGATCGGGGTCAGCCGGCATCGGCCGGCACTGGCGGCGAGCGGCATCGACTGGATCGAAGCCGACCTGAGTGATCCCGACCTCGACCCCGCCGAGTGGCTGCGCCCGGAGCTGGCGGTGGCCGGTGTGGTGCACGCTGCTGGCATCATGCATACCGGCGTGCTGGGGCGCCGCGATGCACAGGGCGCGGCGGCGATGTGGCGGCTGCACGTCGAAGCGCCGGCGCGCCTGCTCGATGCGCTGACCCGCCAGGCGCACCCGCTCAGGCGGGTGGTGCTCATCGGCAGCCGTACCCAGCAGGGGGCTGCGGGCAAGAGCGACTACGCCGCGTCCAAGGCGGCTCAGCAGGGGCTGGTGCGGAGCTGGGCGCGGGAGCTGCTGAGCGCCCCGGCGACGGTCAATCTGGTGGCTCCCGGTGCTACCGACACGCCGATGCTGCGTGATCCCGCGCGCGCTGACGTCGCCCCGGCGCTGCCGCCGATGGGGCGCTTCGTTACCCCGGAGGAGGTCGCCGCGTGCGTGGCATTTCTGTTCGACGACGAGGCGCGCTCGATCACCGGCCAGACCCTGACCGTCTGCGCCGGCGCCTCTCTGTAG
- the pqqA gene encoding pyrroloquinoline quinone precursor peptide PqqA, protein MHGRSLERHATRFKELTMSWTTPEVKEICVGMEINDYMPAEF, encoded by the coding sequence ATGCACGGGCGTTCGCTGGAGCGCCACGCCACTCGATTCAAGGAGCTCACCATGAGCTGGACGACCCCGGAAGTGAAGGAAATCTGCGTCGGCATGGAAATCAACGACTACATGCCCGCCGAGTTTTGA
- the pqqB gene encoding pyrroloquinoline quinone biosynthesis protein PqqB, which produces MLGAAAGGGSPQWNCRCEVCRLAWAGDPRITPRTQSSIAISRDGEQWALINCAPEILAQIRQNPVLQPQHGDRHTPIRSVLLTNADVDHIGGLLNLRERSPFRLLATPSIQAVLEANPIFGVLNAECVTREPVALETAFELLDGVSAKLFAVPGKTALYLEGDTVEIGVEGEDTVGVEFIGAGSRVYYIPGCAAMTPALAARLEGADLVLFDGTLWRDDEMIAAGVGVKTGARMGHMSMSGDAGSIAAFAELAVRRRVFVHINNTNPVLIEGSPERAQAENAGWEIAYDGMELACRS; this is translated from the coding sequence GTGCTGGGGGCGGCCGCCGGTGGCGGCTCCCCGCAGTGGAACTGTCGTTGCGAGGTGTGCCGCCTGGCCTGGGCCGGCGACCCGCGCATCACCCCGCGCACGCAATCCTCGATTGCCATCAGTCGCGACGGCGAGCAGTGGGCGCTGATCAACTGCGCGCCCGAGATTCTGGCCCAGATTCGACAAAACCCGGTGCTGCAGCCGCAGCACGGTGACCGCCATACCCCGATTCGCAGCGTGCTGCTGACCAACGCTGACGTCGATCATATCGGCGGGCTGCTCAACCTGCGCGAGCGCTCGCCGTTCCGGCTGCTGGCCACGCCGTCGATCCAGGCGGTGCTCGAGGCCAACCCGATTTTCGGCGTGCTCAACGCCGAGTGTGTGACCCGCGAGCCGGTGGCCCTGGAAACCGCCTTCGAGCTGCTCGACGGCGTCAGCGCAAAACTCTTCGCGGTGCCGGGCAAGACCGCGCTCTACCTGGAAGGCGACACGGTCGAGATCGGCGTCGAGGGCGAGGATACCGTGGGCGTGGAGTTCATCGGCGCCGGCTCGCGGGTCTACTACATCCCCGGCTGTGCGGCGATGACCCCGGCCCTTGCCGCAAGGCTGGAGGGCGCCGACCTGGTGCTGTTCGACGGCACCCTGTGGCGCGACGACGAGATGATCGCCGCCGGTGTCGGGGTCAAGACCGGGGCGCGTATGGGGCACATGTCGATGTCGGGCGACGCGGGCAGTATCGCCGCCTTCGCCGAATTGGCGGTGCGCCGGCGCGTCTTCGTGCATATCAACAACACCAACCCGGTGCTGATCGAGGGCTCGCCAGAGCGCGCCCAGGCCGAGAACGCGGGTTGGGAGATCGCCTACGACGGCATGGAGCTTGCGTGTCGCAGCTGA